One Spiribacter halobius DNA segment encodes these proteins:
- a CDS encoding PIN domain-containing protein, whose amino-acid sequence MLGAGLAEIPVDGRVALHAVGLDLQHKDPVDRFITATAQIANATLVTADQRLLDWSSDLARCNARS is encoded by the coding sequence TTGCTGGGGGCTGGCCTTGCAGAAATTCCAGTCGATGGCCGCGTGGCGTTGCACGCGGTCGGACTCGATTTGCAGCACAAGGATCCTGTGGACCGCTTCATCACGGCCACGGCACAGATCGCCAATGCGACGCTGGTTACCGCGGACCAGCGTCTGCTCGACTGGTCTTCGGATCTGGCGCGCTGCAATGCTCGATCCTGA
- a CDS encoding type II toxin-antitoxin system Phd/YefM family antitoxin has protein sequence MATIQASEFKARCLALMEQVAATGETLVITKNGRPIAELRRYSPGRAESPFGLHPNVRISGDVLTPLEQQAWEVME, from the coding sequence ATGGCTACGATTCAGGCGTCCGAGTTCAAGGCCAGGTGCTTGGCGCTAATGGAGCAGGTGGCTGCGACGGGGGAAACGTTGGTGATCACCAAGAATGGACGGCCCATTGCGGAGTTGCGTCGGTATTCTCCAGGCAGGGCAGAGTCGCCGTTCGGCTTGCACCCGAACGTACGGATCTCTGGGGATGTGCTAACGCCCTTGGAGCAGCAGGCCTGGGAAGTGATGGAGTGA
- a CDS encoding metallophosphoesterase, whose translation MEIRYVSDLHLEVSGRGLHRKDTPFQLPVSDVDRHRVLVLAGDIDVGMRSCDFALKVAEHFHAAVLVLGNHEYYGQSLARLPGKLLDRVKAAGVGNVHVLERRAVTLGSLRIIGATLWTDFRRGSPTAMDAAKTQMRDFRRIRTGPPDAPYAYRVHPRDLMSIHVRTKAYIEEEVARAHYLGQTPVVVTHHAPYYPYSDWGPSISFSYGSDLTALIERARPALWIHGHTHEVIDTRIGGCRVVSNARGYGGLEENEAFDAHRLLRVE comes from the coding sequence ATGGAAATCCGCTATGTGAGCGACCTTCACCTGGAGGTCAGCGGCCGGGGGCTGCACCGTAAGGACACCCCGTTCCAGCTGCCCGTCTCTGACGTCGACAGGCACCGCGTGCTGGTCCTGGCGGGTGACATCGACGTTGGCATGCGCAGCTGTGATTTCGCGCTGAAGGTTGCAGAACACTTTCATGCCGCGGTGCTCGTTCTGGGCAACCACGAGTACTACGGGCAGTCCCTCGCAAGACTCCCCGGGAAGCTGCTCGATCGGGTCAAAGCGGCTGGCGTCGGGAACGTGCATGTCTTGGAGCGGCGTGCCGTCACGTTAGGATCTCTGCGGATCATCGGGGCAACACTCTGGACGGATTTCAGGCGGGGAAGCCCAACGGCCATGGATGCCGCAAAGACGCAGATGCGCGATTTCCGGCGTATCCGCACCGGCCCTCCGGACGCCCCATACGCGTATCGAGTCCACCCGCGCGACTTGATGTCGATTCATGTCCGGACGAAGGCGTACATCGAAGAGGAAGTCGCCCGCGCTCACTATCTGGGGCAGACGCCGGTAGTGGTGACCCACCATGCGCCGTATTACCCGTACTCTGACTGGGGGCCGTCCATCTCATTCAGCTACGGCTCGGACCTCACCGCGCTTATCGAGCGTGCGCGGCCGGCGCTTTGGATTCACGGGCATACGCATGAGGTGATCGATACCCGGATTGGCGGTTGTCGTGTCGTCTCCAACGCTCGCGGTTACGGTGGCCTCGAGGAGAACGAGGCGTTCGATGCGCACCGACTCCTGCGCGTGGAGTGA
- a CDS encoding antitoxin Xre/MbcA/ParS toxin-binding domain-containing protein, which yields MGTATPLNVITSQGESEWAMKMESQSELGAELAYYLGDLESRELVALQWGDWAALHRLTEQGVAARHAARMRSRVSASVFDRCVMPRTTLQSKAPSARLSTLQSERAVRVAHIYALATRAFGDRDRGSAWLQRANAALDGNAPSDLLTNEAGARCIEQLLGRLEHGVAA from the coding sequence GTGGGCACAGCGACGCCCTTGAATGTCATTACGAGCCAAGGGGAAAGCGAATGGGCGATGAAGATGGAGAGTCAATCTGAACTTGGTGCCGAACTCGCATACTACCTCGGCGACCTCGAGTCCCGTGAGCTCGTGGCTTTGCAGTGGGGCGATTGGGCAGCGCTGCACCGGCTGACAGAGCAAGGGGTGGCGGCGCGCCATGCTGCCCGGATGCGCAGTCGGGTGAGCGCATCCGTGTTCGACAGGTGCGTGATGCCAAGGACAACGCTGCAGTCAAAAGCTCCCTCCGCGAGGCTGTCGACTCTGCAGTCGGAGCGAGCAGTGCGTGTTGCCCACATCTACGCTCTGGCAACCCGGGCGTTCGGGGACCGCGACCGCGGCAGCGCCTGGCTGCAAAGGGCGAATGCAGCGCTTGATGGCAACGCGCCGTCGGATCTCCTGACAAATGAGGCAGGGGCTCGCTGCATCGAACAACTGCTCGGTCGGCTCGAACACGGCGTCGCCGCCTGA
- a CDS encoding alpha/beta hydrolase, translating to MYVVTNRWVHEGETGLAQFGDKPNQGGSNNLRLANITRDGDAWQVDFIPDEPLPQEEVKALIQEFGLPLKPDDTFYPSLRVACEIARRVRREKRHVLFFVHGYNNDMHDLLSSAQALESRYGVEVVAFSWPANGGGLHGRLSYKSDKRDARASTGALERVLKFMHQYLQWITNARRERLLARANQEHKSNPEARDELYARLLREDCPFTVNAMYHSMGNYLLKQMLKSSANEGNALLFDNITLCQADTNHLDHPLWVDRLRFRKRLLITINENDYALGLSRAKLGSEQLARLGHYLQDLTSRHAYYVNLTDTPRVRNSHSPFGEPAEKNEKVAAFFQAAFRGGSAERGLKYHPEGNWYAPK from the coding sequence ATGTACGTCGTAACGAATCGCTGGGTCCACGAGGGCGAGACCGGTCTCGCGCAGTTCGGGGACAAGCCGAACCAGGGCGGGAGCAACAACCTGCGCCTTGCGAATATCACCCGGGACGGAGACGCCTGGCAGGTCGACTTCATCCCGGACGAGCCGCTGCCGCAGGAGGAGGTGAAGGCCCTCATCCAGGAATTCGGGCTCCCGCTCAAGCCCGATGACACCTTCTATCCCAGCCTGCGGGTGGCCTGCGAGATCGCCCGCCGCGTCCGCAGGGAGAAGCGTCATGTGCTGTTCTTCGTCCACGGCTACAACAACGACATGCACGATCTCCTCTCCAGCGCTCAGGCACTGGAGAGCCGGTACGGCGTGGAGGTCGTTGCCTTCTCCTGGCCGGCCAACGGGGGCGGCCTGCACGGCAGGCTGAGCTACAAATCGGACAAGCGGGACGCCCGGGCCTCGACAGGCGCACTGGAGCGCGTCCTCAAGTTCATGCACCAGTACCTGCAATGGATCACAAACGCCCGGCGGGAGCGGCTGCTGGCACGGGCGAACCAGGAGCACAAGAGCAACCCGGAGGCCAGAGACGAGCTCTACGCACGGCTGCTCCGGGAGGACTGCCCCTTCACCGTGAACGCCATGTACCACAGCATGGGGAATTACCTGCTCAAACAGATGCTCAAGAGCAGCGCCAATGAAGGCAACGCCCTGCTGTTCGACAACATCACCCTCTGCCAGGCCGACACCAACCACCTCGACCATCCGCTGTGGGTCGACCGGCTCCGCTTCCGCAAGCGCCTGTTGATCACGATCAACGAGAACGACTACGCCCTTGGCCTCTCGCGCGCCAAGCTCGGCTCCGAGCAGCTGGCCCGTCTGGGTCACTACCTGCAGGACCTCACCAGCCGGCACGCGTACTACGTCAATCTCACCGACACCCCCCGGGTGCGCAACTCCCACTCCCCGTTCGGCGAGCCGGCGGAGAAGAACGAGAAGGTCGCGGCCTTCTTCCAGGCCGCGTTCCGCGGCGGGAGCGCCGAGCGTGGCCTGAAATATCACCCGGAGGGGAACTGGTATGCCCCGAAGTGA